The proteins below are encoded in one region of Bombus vancouverensis nearcticus chromosome 8, iyBomVanc1_principal, whole genome shotgun sequence:
- the LOC117159604 gene encoding protein unc-93 homolog A has product MGSLPNLHELSKDKLESPAYRPAPIGGLGPIRLPAQPPPLAHTHRRARSSGHHHALWDNDAMLEHMAAYSPISCRSTRTSALSWRRRDSMNSSAGASSVRRLIAAVRAAPSGPRPPKKAILRHCAALLLGHASCSAATLPIFPLQAGLGTFNPQLGPMLLALLYAIATITSCFAPILVQRFGTNLAISSSHVATTIFVGLHLYPKWYILLPSYAMLGACMSPNFIARVSHVNASATSLALVCVDPEDPDETRRECLLRRLNRGIKLAEDIGLALGCLIAAILVKLTDLVPLNTVSSEINDKCGAEYCPEEIYLYNSTINLPTLSSGTSQILVSIWLGLAVLGLGISCAFLDSRMKEPQSVNEKHSIQNILQSVKAAFLDPKLQLAAPLTLFIGLEQGFIYADFIEAYVVCALGGASTVTISFLALASLQALADVTLSMLLRHIKRYFVVVVGFVFHACLLLVLITWRPSGDDPALFHVISAAWGVCNSIWETLIYTLVMGLYPNSWQGPLSTSLFWKWLGLALTLGLHGLVCTRLRVLGLSVVLILSVLPYAWLEIRLAKRGKSLAPL; this is encoded by the exons ATGGGCTCGCTGCCAAATCTTCACGAGTTGTCCAAGGACAAACTCGAAAGTCCTGCTTATAGACCGGCTCCGATCGGTGGTTTGGGACCCATACGACTGCCAGCTCAGCCTCCGCCTTTAGCACACACACATAGACGCGCTAGAAGCAGTGGTCACCATCATGCCTTGTGGGACAACGATGCTATGCTAGAG CATATGGCAGCATATTCTCCCATCTCCTGTCGGTCAACGAGGACATCGGCATTATCGTGGCGTCGACGAGACTCGATGAATTCATCGGCAGGAGCGTCGTCCGTTCGTCGATTGATCGCCGCCGTAAGGGCAGCTCCTTCCGGTCCTAGACCACCGAAGAAAGCCATTTTGAGGCACTGTGCTGCTCTTCTGTTAGGACACGCGAGCTGTTCAGCCGCTACGCTGCCGATATTCCCATTACAAGCCGGCCTCGGCACCTTTAATCCTCAACTAGGACCGATGTTGCTCGCTCTACTTTACGCAATCGCGACGATTACCAGTTGCTTCGCGCCAATCCTCGTACAGAGATTCGGGACGAACCTCGCCATAAGCTCTAGTCACGTGGCTACCACTATTTTCGTGGGATTGCATTTATATCCAAAGTG GTACATATTATTACCTAGTTACGCGATGCTCGGTGCTTGTATGAGTCCAAATTTCATAGCAAGAGTTTCACATGTAAATGCTTCAGCGACGAGTTTAGCTCTGGTGTGCGTCGATCCCGAGGATCCTGACGAAACAAGACGCGAGTGCCTTCTAAGAAGACTTAATCGAGGAATCAAATTAGCAGAAGACATAGGTCTCGCACTGG gtTGTTTAATCGCTGCCATACTTGTAAAATTAACAGACTTGGTACCTCTTAATACAGTAAGCAGTGAGATAAATGACAAGTGTGGAGCAGAGTACTGTCCAGAAGAAATTTATCTATATAATAGCACAATTAATTTACCTACATTATCATCTGGTACATCACAAATATTGGTCAGCATATGGCTGGGTCTTGCTGTATTAGGATTAGGTATATCGTGCGCTTTTCTCGACTCTCGAATGAAGGAACCACAGAGTGTAAATGAAAAGCACAGCATTCAAAATATTCTGCAATCTGTGAAAGCTGCGTTCCTAGATCCTAAATTACAGTTAGCTGCACCATTGACACTTTTCATCGGACTTGAACAGGGTTTCATCTATGCTGATTTTATAGAA GCATACGTAGTCTGCGCCCTGGGAGGAGCTAGCACAGTAACGATCAGTTTTTTAGCGCTAGCTTCCTTGCAAGCTCTTGCTGATGTCACCCTATCAATGTTACTACGAcatattaaaagatatttcgTCGTAG TTGTAGGATTTGTATTCCATGCATGTTTACTGCTGGTCTTGATCACCTGGAGACCATCTGGCGATGACCCAGCACTTTTTCACGTTATATCTGCTGCCTGGGGAGTCTGCAACTCTATTTGGGAAACTCTAATATACA CTCTGGTAATGGGTTTATACCCAAACTCTTGGCAAGGACCTCTATCGACGTCCCTCTTCTGGAAATGGCTTGGTCTTGCACTTACTCTTGGTTTACACGGACTGGTCTGCACACGACTTAGAGTACTTGGTCTTTCCGTTGTGCTAATTCTCTCAGTGCTTCCTTACGCATGGTTAGAGATTAGACTGGCCAAAAGAGGGAAAAGTTTGGCACCATTGTGA